One genomic window of Myxococcus guangdongensis includes the following:
- a CDS encoding ImuA family protein, whose protein sequence is MSAVAEQRSGGAVVEQLRERIRQLQAAPRSYLAVLRTGMEAVDALLPSGGFPLGQAVELCGEAASGRTSLALSAVASAHKEARLCAWVDGPRELYAPAAAAQGVDLERLLLVRPKAPEQRVWAAVQLARSGAFACVVLDLTRGVGATGRPLRVGLAEARKLADAAERGGGLLLLLTSPEAPADGVTRLRTESQGAEGWAVEVVRSRRGGTGTRAVLPWSALYPELGLEDGGRVLDVGPVDADATPDFLRETPWVARNGLGHQGQRSGRDGDATPNSARQARQGLGHQGARGGRDGVMPSLRVASGLVSAAH, encoded by the coding sequence ATGAGCGCGGTGGCGGAGCAGCGCAGTGGCGGCGCGGTGGTCGAGCAGCTTCGCGAGCGCATCCGCCAGTTGCAGGCGGCGCCGCGCAGCTACCTGGCGGTGTTGCGCACGGGGATGGAGGCGGTGGACGCGCTGCTGCCCTCGGGTGGCTTCCCGCTGGGGCAGGCGGTGGAGCTGTGCGGTGAGGCGGCCTCCGGGCGGACCAGCCTGGCGCTGAGCGCGGTGGCGTCCGCGCACAAGGAGGCGCGGCTGTGCGCGTGGGTGGATGGACCGCGCGAGCTGTATGCCCCGGCGGCGGCGGCGCAGGGCGTGGACTTGGAGCGGCTGCTCCTCGTCCGGCCCAAGGCGCCCGAGCAGCGGGTGTGGGCGGCGGTGCAGCTGGCCCGGAGCGGAGCCTTCGCGTGCGTGGTGCTCGACCTGACGCGAGGGGTGGGCGCCACGGGGAGGCCGCTCCGGGTGGGGCTGGCCGAGGCGCGCAAGCTGGCGGACGCGGCGGAGCGTGGCGGCGGGCTGCTGCTGTTGCTCACCTCGCCGGAGGCGCCGGCGGATGGGGTGACGCGGCTGCGGACGGAGTCCCAGGGGGCGGAGGGCTGGGCGGTGGAGGTGGTGCGCAGCAGGCGCGGCGGCACGGGGACGCGGGCGGTGTTGCCGTGGAGCGCGCTGTACCCGGAGCTGGGGCTCGAGGACGGGGGGCGGGTGCTGGACGTGGGGCCGGTGGACGCGGACGCGACGCCGGACTTCCTGCGGGAGACGCCGTGGGTGGCGCGCAATGGGCTGGGGCACCAGGGCCAGCGGTCCGGGCGGGATGGGGACGCGACGCCGAACTCCGCGCGGCAGGCTCGCCAGGGGCTGGGCCATCAGGGCGCGCGGGGCGGACGGGATGGGGTGATGCCCTCGCTGCGGGTGGCGTCGGGCTTGGTCTCGGCGGCGCACTGA
- a CDS encoding Y-family DNA polymerase, producing the protein MRRAYLHFTRFPVQRKVIECPELAGRPFVLVEESRGQRRVVAASTSALKAGVRPGVTLTAATALEPGLRHFPYRLEEEKRALVSLGEALMSLGPGFQLSLPDGLWLDAGAAHLSGGEAGLCSRALALCEGLGYRAHVVVASEAFTSRALARFGSRRVEVVAPGASDQALAPLPLAALEGRESAPFSALGLSTLGEVAELPPGAVAARGGVMGARAHAWCGGRDETPFVAEVLDEVLEERRVLEWPAESFEPLGFALKTLLDRLGARLVGRGRAAVRVTFTLKLDPTGQQRVTLSLARPTAAAKLLLDLARHRLEELRLENPVAEVSARVDEHSEDRGQQLSLGDAPEGDAALEVVLSRLATTLGEESLCSAGLEPVHRPEGAQGTRAFRPPEARRGWGEALTPVERREGGPRERPSRLLAEPAWLDAELGDTGRLLAARVGGRRHRVTAVTGPERLGGEWWAETPFQRDYYRVHFEGLGPAWVFQDTRDGRFYLQGLFD; encoded by the coding sequence ATGCGCAGGGCCTATCTGCATTTCACGCGCTTCCCGGTGCAGCGCAAGGTCATCGAGTGTCCGGAGCTGGCGGGCCGGCCCTTCGTGCTGGTGGAGGAGTCGCGCGGCCAGCGGCGGGTGGTGGCGGCGTCCACGTCCGCGTTGAAGGCCGGCGTTCGCCCCGGGGTGACGCTCACCGCGGCGACGGCGCTGGAGCCGGGGCTGCGGCACTTTCCCTATCGGCTGGAGGAAGAGAAGCGGGCGCTGGTGTCGCTGGGGGAGGCGCTCATGAGCCTGGGGCCGGGCTTCCAGCTCTCCCTGCCGGATGGGCTGTGGTTGGACGCGGGGGCGGCGCACCTGTCGGGAGGTGAGGCGGGGCTGTGCTCGCGGGCGTTGGCGTTGTGCGAGGGGCTGGGGTACCGGGCGCACGTGGTGGTGGCGTCGGAGGCGTTCACCTCGCGGGCGTTGGCGCGCTTCGGCTCGCGGCGGGTGGAGGTGGTGGCGCCGGGGGCGTCGGACCAGGCGCTGGCGCCGTTGCCGTTGGCGGCGTTGGAGGGGCGGGAGTCCGCGCCGTTCTCCGCGTTGGGGTTGAGCACGTTGGGGGAGGTGGCGGAGCTGCCGCCGGGGGCGGTGGCGGCGCGGGGTGGGGTGATGGGGGCCCGGGCGCATGCGTGGTGTGGCGGGAGGGATGAGACGCCCTTCGTGGCGGAGGTGTTGGACGAGGTGTTGGAGGAGCGGCGGGTGTTGGAGTGGCCGGCGGAGTCGTTCGAGCCGTTGGGCTTCGCGCTGAAGACGTTGCTGGACAGGTTGGGTGCGCGGCTGGTGGGGCGGGGGCGGGCGGCGGTGCGCGTCACCTTCACGTTGAAGCTGGACCCCACGGGGCAGCAGCGGGTGACGCTGTCGCTGGCGAGGCCCACGGCGGCGGCGAAGCTGTTGTTGGACCTGGCGCGGCATCGGCTGGAGGAGCTGCGGTTGGAGAACCCGGTGGCGGAGGTGTCCGCGCGGGTGGACGAGCACTCGGAGGACCGGGGGCAGCAGCTCTCGTTGGGGGACGCGCCGGAGGGGGACGCGGCGCTGGAGGTGGTGTTGTCGCGGTTGGCGACGACGCTGGGGGAGGAGTCGCTGTGTTCGGCGGGATTGGAGCCGGTGCATCGGCCGGAGGGAGCGCAGGGGACGCGGGCGTTCCGACCGCCGGAGGCCCGCAGGGGATGGGGGGAGGCGCTGACACCGGTGGAGCGGAGGGAGGGTGGGCCGCGGGAGCGGCCGTCACGACTGCTGGCGGAGCCGGCGTGGCTGGATGCTGAGCTGGGGGACACGGGACGGCTGCTCGCCGCGCGAGTGGGCGGACGGCGTCACCGGGTGACGGCGGTGACGGGCCCCGAGCGACTGGGCGGCGAGTGGTGGGCGGAGACGCCCTTCCAGCGCGACTACTACCGGGTGCACTTCGAGGGACTGGGGCCCGCCTGGGTTTTCCAGGACACGCGCGACGGCCGCTTCTACCTGCAGGGGCTGTTCGACTGA